A window of Haliscomenobacter hydrossis DSM 1100 contains these coding sequences:
- a CDS encoding N-acyl-D-amino-acid deacylase family protein produces MKRLLGFIICIVLVFSIQAQPNFDLLIKNGLVVDGTGQPRMKIDLGVRDGKIAVIGGLSGATAVQTIDATGKIVCPGFIDVHTHIEGSIQPNPGAANFLFDGVTSVVTGNCGNSAKDLGLFFQELEKLGIALNVGALVGHNTIRSEVMGSVNRAPTEKELTQMQALTTKAMNDGALGLSTGLIYIPGTFAKTDEIVALAKIAAANQGIYASHIRHEDHRVFDAVEEAITIGREAKIPVEISHLKVAGKASWGKSDSLLSKLYDYRSAGIDVMVDQYPYTASSTTLSTQLPDWALGGGTDSLKIRLANAKTKASIVAEMKKMLAESGADNYSFAVIANCPWDTTLNGKSISAVTQKSQGSTYSLDDEIETILNLCSRGPRVQMVFHKMGEEDVKKIMKFPFCMIASDAGVASFGRSMLHPRAYGTNARVLAEYVREQKIMALEEAIRKMTTLPATRFNLSDRGQLRPGKAADILIFDPNKITAPATYDQPHAYSTGMEYVFVNGIAVIEKGKLTEKKPGKILKRF; encoded by the coding sequence ATGAAACGACTATTGGGCTTCATTATTTGTATTGTCTTGGTATTCAGTATTCAAGCGCAACCAAACTTCGATTTGCTCATCAAAAACGGCTTGGTGGTTGATGGAACGGGGCAACCGCGTATGAAAATTGATCTGGGGGTTCGGGACGGCAAAATTGCGGTGATCGGCGGATTGTCTGGCGCAACGGCCGTGCAAACGATCGATGCTACGGGCAAGATTGTTTGCCCCGGCTTTATCGATGTACATACCCATATCGAAGGCAGTATTCAGCCCAATCCTGGCGCTGCCAATTTCCTTTTCGACGGGGTAACCTCGGTCGTAACAGGCAACTGTGGCAATTCAGCCAAAGACCTCGGCCTGTTTTTTCAGGAACTGGAAAAATTGGGCATCGCCCTCAATGTCGGGGCACTGGTGGGGCACAACACCATCCGCAGTGAAGTCATGGGATCCGTAAACCGGGCACCTACGGAAAAAGAACTCACTCAAATGCAAGCCCTCACGACCAAGGCCATGAACGACGGGGCTTTGGGACTTTCTACTGGCTTGATTTACATTCCGGGTACCTTTGCCAAAACCGATGAGATTGTCGCTTTGGCCAAAATTGCCGCAGCAAATCAGGGCATTTATGCCTCCCACATTCGCCACGAAGACCATCGCGTGTTTGACGCGGTAGAAGAAGCGATTACGATTGGGCGAGAAGCCAAAATCCCGGTCGAAATTTCTCACCTTAAAGTGGCTGGCAAAGCCTCCTGGGGCAAAAGCGATTCCTTATTGAGTAAATTGTACGATTACCGCAGCGCGGGCATCGATGTGATGGTAGATCAATATCCCTACACCGCCAGCAGCACCACCCTCAGCACCCAGCTACCGGATTGGGCTTTGGGCGGCGGGACGGATTCCCTGAAAATCAGGCTGGCAAATGCCAAAACCAAAGCCAGTATTGTCGCCGAAATGAAAAAAATGTTGGCTGAAAGTGGCGCGGACAACTACAGTTTTGCCGTAATCGCCAATTGCCCCTGGGATACCACATTGAATGGCAAATCCATTTCGGCGGTGACCCAAAAATCCCAAGGCAGCACGTATAGCCTGGACGATGAAATTGAAACCATCCTCAACCTTTGCTCCCGAGGCCCGCGTGTCCAAATGGTCTTCCACAAAATGGGCGAAGAAGATGTCAAAAAAATCATGAAATTTCCCTTTTGTATGATTGCTTCCGATGCTGGAGTGGCCAGCTTTGGGCGGAGTATGTTACACCCCCGGGCTTATGGAACCAACGCCCGAGTGCTTGCCGAATATGTACGAGAACAAAAGATCATGGCACTGGAAGAAGCCATCCGTAAGATGACCACCTTGCCCGCTACCCGCTTTAACTTGAGTGACCGAGGCCAACTGCGCCCCGGGAAAGCTGCCGATATTTTGATTTTTGATCCCAACAAAATCACCGCACCTGCAACTTATGACCAACCCCATGCTTATTCTACAGGCATGGAATACGTTTTTGTAAATGGAATAGCCGTTATTGAAAAAGGAAAACTTACTGAGAAAAAACCGGGAAAGATATTGAAAAGGTTTTAG